The following are encoded together in the Bacteroidota bacterium genome:
- a CDS encoding T9SS type A sorting domain-containing protein, with protein MNKLLLFIASVVLLAGGMIPAVAQSSYVRTYQQTSAPYTAASPAAMYQCSNGNLLTAWNNSFYGYATLTRIDATGYAQWSITLGDGNSSTSHEVYSIGENTDGSLWVFGGSRNINGIPEYYLSELSQAGVINWTKFYYATDEYAYVIPTCHKMFDDGYMMNLSVSSHLQLLRTDADGNLMWGQVFKTDSSQYKHPGFAGTPTYDGGFVMSGKDGSNSCLVKVNLNGGVDWGFSWNPWNNAYCHTKDVCQLNDGSIIAGGYIDNLCFLLKVDISGSISWIKTFGVGTAANPSVYRIHPLSDGSFLACGAMVNSFTNPGDFILKMDSDGNLIGAAQHTSNYSTMSYALDGRSMVNQSNELFVLQNTFAAGNPIELTKIGVGFESGCNTTPISVAFTSLPVPPMSSLLRTVWAANDGIEVTGNTLSAYPVSLTVSFICLATGITAPLLSSDASVYPNPSAAGNVLRFNSVGTARWTITDAAGSTVQEGRAQPGNNTLPELTLSSGMYMFRLVNDNGDVLTQQKLIRE; from the coding sequence GTGAATAAACTTCTATTATTCATTGCATCCGTTGTATTGCTTGCCGGAGGCATGATTCCAGCCGTAGCTCAGAGTTCTTACGTAAGAACCTATCAGCAAACAAGTGCGCCTTACACTGCGGCTTCTCCGGCAGCCATGTATCAGTGCAGCAACGGCAATTTGCTCACTGCATGGAACAACTCTTTTTATGGCTATGCAACCTTAACACGTATTGATGCTACGGGCTATGCACAATGGAGCATCACACTGGGCGATGGCAATTCCTCTACCTCACACGAAGTTTATTCAATTGGTGAAAACACCGATGGTTCACTTTGGGTGTTTGGTGGCAGCCGTAATATTAACGGTATCCCGGAATATTATCTTTCCGAGTTATCTCAGGCAGGTGTAATCAACTGGACAAAATTTTATTATGCCACAGATGAATACGCCTACGTTATACCAACCTGTCATAAAATGTTTGATGACGGCTACATGATGAACCTCTCTGTATCCTCGCACCTGCAGCTGCTTCGTACTGATGCCGACGGCAACCTGATGTGGGGACAGGTATTTAAAACCGACTCAAGCCAATACAAGCATCCCGGATTTGCAGGAACTCCCACCTACGACGGAGGTTTTGTAATGTCGGGAAAAGACGGTTCAAACAGTTGTCTGGTTAAAGTAAATCTGAATGGAGGTGTTGACTGGGGTTTTTCATGGAATCCGTGGAATAATGCTTACTGCCACACAAAAGATGTATGCCAGCTTAACGATGGAAGTATTATTGCGGGAGGTTATATTGATAATTTGTGTTTTCTGCTCAAGGTGGATATTTCAGGATCAATAAGCTGGATTAAAACGTTTGGAGTTGGTACGGCAGCTAATCCTTCTGTATATCGTATTCATCCGCTCTCTGATGGTTCTTTTCTGGCCTGTGGTGCAATGGTAAATTCTTTTACAAACCCCGGCGATTTTATTCTGAAAATGGATAGCGATGGGAATCTTATTGGTGCTGCACAGCATACTTCAAATTATTCAACAATGAGTTATGCGCTTGATGGACGCTCTATGGTGAATCAATCGAATGAATTGTTTGTACTTCAGAATACATTTGCAGCAGGAAATCCGATTGAGCTCACCAAAATTGGCGTGGGTTTTGAATCGGGTTGCAACACCACACCCATTTCCGTTGCGTTTACTTCCCTGCCTGTGCCGCCCATGTCATCGCTGCTGCGTACTGTATGGGCTGCCAATGATGGAATTGAGGTAACAGGCAATACACTTAGTGCATACCCGGTGAGCCTAACCGTAAGTTTTATTTGTTTGGCAACCGGTATAACAGCCCCCCTACTGAGCAGTGATGCAAGTGTGTATCCCAACCCATCGGCAGCGGGCAATGTACTTCGCTTTAATTCGGTGGGAACTGCGCGCTGGACAATAACTGATGCAGCAGGCAGCACCGTGCAGGAAGGGCGCGCCCAACCCGGCAACAATACATTGCCTGAGTTAACGCTGAGCAGTGGCATGTACATGTTCCGCCTTGTAAACGATAACGGCGATGTACTTACGCAACAGAAACTGATTCGGGAATAA
- a CDS encoding aminotransferase class V-fold PLP-dependent enzyme, with translation MDKRSFLKKAGLLGLAAASRISLPARETAIALPQGDNDEAFWQEIRNGYDLPADFVNFENGYYCVQPRYVTEKYMAHMHEVNRLGARYMRTVQFENKNAIAARLAQTAGVQSDELIITRNTTEALDMVIAGFPWRKGDEAVMAMHDYGAMLDMFKQVARRHGVVNKLVTVPLHPQSDDEIVKVYEAAITKRTKLLMLSHMINITGQILPVKKIADMARSRGVQVMVDGAHAFAHFRFSINDLNCDYYACSLHKWLSAPLGAGFLWMRKEHIPAIWPLFAEEGIAPEKIARLNHTGTHPVHTDLAIADALDYYTHIGTERKENRLRTLHQRITSQLSSATHLVINTPADSARHCAILNIGVKGMQPAQLAKRLFDEHKIYTVAIDNNGVSGCRITPNIYNTLTEADQLAQALLAMKP, from the coding sequence ATGGATAAACGTTCGTTTCTTAAGAAAGCCGGTTTGCTTGGACTTGCAGCGGCATCGCGCATTTCATTGCCCGCACGCGAAACTGCGATCGCATTGCCCCAAGGCGATAACGACGAGGCCTTCTGGCAGGAAATACGCAATGGCTACGACCTGCCTGCCGATTTTGTGAATTTCGAAAACGGCTACTACTGTGTGCAACCCCGCTATGTTACCGAGAAATACATGGCACACATGCACGAAGTAAACCGGCTGGGCGCGCGTTACATGCGTACTGTACAGTTTGAAAACAAAAATGCCATAGCCGCAAGGCTTGCACAAACAGCAGGCGTGCAAAGCGACGAACTGATTATTACGCGCAACACAACCGAGGCGCTTGACATGGTGATTGCCGGTTTTCCGTGGCGCAAAGGTGATGAGGCGGTGATGGCCATGCACGACTATGGTGCCATGCTTGATATGTTTAAGCAGGTGGCGCGGCGGCACGGTGTGGTAAACAAACTGGTAACCGTTCCGCTTCATCCGCAAAGCGACGATGAAATTGTAAAGGTGTATGAAGCGGCTATTACCAAACGTACAAAGCTGCTCATGCTTTCGCACATGATAAATATTACCGGACAAATTCTTCCGGTGAAAAAAATTGCCGATATGGCCCGAAGCCGGGGCGTGCAGGTAATGGTTGACGGTGCGCATGCCTTTGCACATTTCCGGTTTTCAATTAATGACCTCAACTGTGATTATTACGCATGCAGTTTACACAAGTGGCTGAGCGCACCGCTGGGAGCAGGATTCCTGTGGATGCGAAAAGAACACATCCCCGCCATCTGGCCGCTTTTTGCCGAAGAAGGTATAGCGCCTGAAAAAATAGCACGCCTCAATCACACCGGCACACATCCCGTACACACCGACCTCGCCATTGCCGATGCGCTTGATTACTACACGCACATTGGCACCGAAAGAAAAGAAAACAGACTGCGTACACTTCACCAGCGCATCACTTCGCAACTCAGCAGCGCCACTCACCTTGTAATAAATACACCGGCTGATTCTGCAAGACATTGCGCTATTCTGAACATCGGTGTAAAAGGCATGCAACCTGCCCAACTAGCTAAACGCCTTTTCGACGAACACAAAATTTACACCGTTGCAATTGACAACAACGGCGTGAGCGGCTGCCGCATTACCCCAAACATTTACAACACGCTTACAGAAGCCGACCAACTTGCACAGGCCTTACTTGCCATGAAGCCATAA
- a CDS encoding DUF4382 domain-containing protein: protein MRTSVIVAAAVAVMLLITSSCKKDSDKGRLHARMMDSPIAGNVEEVNVDIQGAEAHLAGSGWISLPVQNGVYNLLDFVNGVDTLFINSDIPAGKLTQFRLILGSQNSIKVNNALHPLTVPSGSQSGLKINVNEEITNAATTVLFLDFDAGRSVRQNGNGTYELHPVIRGFNAMQTGAITGHYAAAAGSGVVIEAQSGNQIYTTYADRLTGHFMLRGLPPGSYTLRVYVPDVAAAVSVSVVTVNANALVDLGAL, encoded by the coding sequence ATGCGAACTTCAGTAATTGTAGCAGCAGCAGTAGCGGTTATGCTTCTTATCACCTCTTCATGCAAGAAGGATAGTGATAAAGGCCGTTTGCACGCCCGCATGATGGATAGCCCTATTGCGGGAAATGTAGAGGAAGTGAATGTTGATATTCAGGGAGCCGAAGCGCATCTTGCGGGTTCGGGATGGATCAGTCTGCCTGTGCAGAATGGCGTGTATAATCTGCTCGATTTTGTAAACGGTGTGGATACCTTGTTTATCAATTCCGACATACCGGCTGGTAAGCTTACACAGTTCCGGCTTATTCTGGGTTCACAAAACAGTATCAAAGTAAATAATGCGCTTCATCCGCTTACCGTGCCATCGGGCAGTCAGTCGGGGTTGAAGATTAATGTGAACGAAGAAATAACTAATGCAGCCACCACGGTGTTATTTCTTGATTTTGATGCAGGCCGCTCTGTAAGACAGAACGGGAATGGTACGTATGAATTACATCCGGTAATACGCGGGTTTAACGCCATGCAAACGGGTGCTATTACCGGTCATTATGCCGCAGCTGCGGGAAGTGGTGTGGTAATTGAAGCACAAAGCGGCAACCAGATTTATACCACCTATGCTGACCGGCTTACAGGACATTTTATGTTGCGTGGTTTGCCTCCGGGCAGTTACACCTTGCGAGTGTATGTGCCTGATGTGGCCGCAGCGGTTTCAGTTTCGGTAGTTACTGTAAATGCAAATGCACTTGTTGATCTTGGTGCATTATAG
- a CDS encoding response regulator transcription factor: MRCLIVDDDELIRIDIENRLSQLPGFMLVGSCGSAAEAAALLMHESVDLIFLDVQLPKMNGLEFLRTLDQRRPKIIMMTSNKEYAAEAFEYEVNDFLVKPFTDERFMRALLRLKKNTEATPASSSGQDHVFVKVNGLLEKVNFYDITYIEAMSDYIQIHAAGRKLVVHSTMKNLEQSLPASDFFRVHNSYLVRLDSITRIDDNALIVDGKAIPVSRSKMKPLMERLRVL, translated from the coding sequence ATGCGTTGCCTGATTGTCGATGATGACGAACTGATCCGGATTGATATCGAGAACCGTTTATCACAATTGCCCGGTTTTATGCTGGTGGGTTCTTGTGGTTCAGCAGCAGAAGCAGCCGCTTTACTCATGCACGAATCGGTTGATTTAATTTTCCTCGATGTGCAGCTCCCAAAGATGAACGGACTGGAGTTTTTGCGCACGCTTGATCAGCGCAGGCCGAAAATTATTATGATGACTTCCAATAAAGAATATGCCGCTGAGGCATTTGAATATGAAGTCAATGATTTTCTGGTAAAACCATTTACCGACGAACGTTTCATGCGCGCACTGCTGCGCCTGAAAAAAAATACCGAAGCCACACCGGCTTCCTCATCAGGTCAGGATCATGTATTTGTAAAAGTGAACGGCCTGCTTGAAAAAGTAAATTTTTATGACATTACCTATATCGAGGCGATGTCGGATTACATTCAAATACATGCCGCCGGCCGCAAGCTGGTTGTACACAGCACCATGAAAAATCTGGAACAGTCGCTGCCGGCTTCCGATTTTTTCAGAGTTCACAATTCCTATCTCGTGCGCCTCGACAGTATTACCCGTATTGATGACAATGCGCTTATTGTGGATGGGAAAGCTATTCCTGTAAGCCGTTCCAAGATGAAACCGCTGATGGAAAGGTTGCGGGTGTTGTAG
- a CDS encoding DUF4852 domain-containing protein: protein MKTKLIILLFFITGPYFLKAQTVDRLWYPHTGFLMFLSIYDIDVGLKENERYLSHYQQRFDKQEYNRCRNNEFEWKPYCDRTIASVNNQVRQINFDTTYTFYSDCNFGVYNLQTESFPILRNGNNNEFYMSTIFQPLPRFVHINAGTYLLDPINEFEFYNLEMEKVTAQYFVQQRTSNSGAVNRKIYTRARLKIIPQKNLSTEKSYWTVLAHILSVDYFSDRKYENLLQTKHSSIEWQSHILIRPTGRWINESNSEDTLLIIKYNDVKTPYLLNASSYQSQLYQLSPARFDLKINHKFELLIISADRIMIQTNEERKIYRRRV, encoded by the coding sequence ATGAAAACTAAACTGATTATCCTGCTTTTTTTTATCACCGGGCCTTATTTCCTAAAGGCGCAAACGGTTGACCGGCTCTGGTATCCCCATACAGGGTTTCTCATGTTTCTTTCTATTTATGATATTGATGTAGGTTTGAAGGAAAATGAAAGGTATTTGTCTCATTATCAGCAACGTTTCGACAAGCAGGAATATAACCGTTGCCGGAATAATGAATTTGAATGGAAACCGTATTGTGACCGGACAATAGCCAGTGTGAATAATCAGGTGAGGCAAATCAACTTTGATACTACTTATACGTTTTATAGTGATTGTAATTTTGGAGTCTATAATTTGCAAACTGAATCATTTCCAATTCTGAGAAATGGTAATAATAATGAATTTTATATGAGTACTATATTTCAGCCCTTGCCCCGGTTTGTTCATATTAATGCTGGTACATATCTATTAGATCCAATAAATGAATTTGAATTCTATAATTTGGAAATGGAAAAAGTAACAGCCCAGTACTTTGTTCAACAAAGAACATCAAACTCTGGTGCTGTTAATAGAAAAATATATACTCGTGCTCGTCTTAAGATTATTCCCCAAAAAAATTTAAGTACCGAAAAATCATATTGGACTGTTCTGGCGCATATATTATCAGTTGATTATTTTTCAGACAGGAAATATGAGAATTTACTTCAAACCAAACACTCGTCTATAGAATGGCAGTCTCACATACTCATTCGTCCAACGGGAAGGTGGATAAATGAGAGTAATTCAGAAGATACTCTGTTAATTATTAAATATAATGACGTGAAGACTCCCTATCTGCTCAACGCGAGTTCATACCAATCGCAACTTTATCAATTATCTCCTGCAAGATTTGACTTGAAGATTAATCATAAATTTGAGCTTCTGATAATTTCTGCTGATAGAATTATGATTCAGACTAATGAGGAGCGGAAAATCTATCGCCGGAGGGTTTGA
- a CDS encoding Hpt domain-containing protein has product MIRVTSFHHAMSNFSHIHLGELENMSRGNQSFVVRMLQTCLKSIPEQMEIMQQGLSSDNREDVKLAAHRLRPAFHYLGRADISAQLEQLEQRAFSGERDELLESITSLSQQATLVISDTRAALSGYHA; this is encoded by the coding sequence ATGATCCGCGTAACTTCGTTCCATCACGCTATGAGTAATTTCAGCCATATTCATCTCGGCGAGTTGGAGAACATGTCGCGCGGAAATCAGTCGTTTGTGGTTCGTATGCTGCAAACCTGCCTGAAATCGATTCCAGAGCAAATGGAAATCATGCAGCAGGGTTTGAGCAGCGACAACCGCGAAGATGTGAAACTGGCGGCACACCGTCTGCGCCCGGCCTTTCATTATCTGGGGCGGGCCGACATCAGCGCACAGCTCGAACAGCTTGAACAGCGCGCCTTCAGTGGCGAGCGTGATGAACTTCTCGAATCCATCACCTCACTCAGCCAACAGGCTACGCTGGTTATTTCAGATACCCGTGCAGCACTTAGCGGCTATCATGCCTGA
- a CDS encoding response regulator: MPEPRRNMQQRNFFITGKAVLGFLLMAGIFGFGIYLVFRSLQQLSGEVAVINEPNRKLAEWKALRAKVNEAADLVRRYALSGNEEELDQFEDLRIDLPLYIDSLRQQLPDSLRHYTDSLETLSGERLDLLSLLSSAPEAEAEGSVLDEAVNELNRIQQDSRLLAETTVTRINLKPLPANTFKKDSVAAAAKKKRRKNESVALPDDTATIETPVTQSITKITYTPQAQRDAEIYSSLNRLRWREKFAEKIRNEGRLELLLKNQEIEQRITDLSEAFEAQELKQSAALIQSATLFAEKRARRIAEALAVAGLILILFFTLLIHRDSRRSVRLRLQTERARDNAEELAKAREQFVANMSHEVRTPLNVISGFTGALMRTPLNSEQLRQVQSVNRASQYLIALINDTLDYSKMNAGKFELDHFPFSTAELFSDIESAFEGEAKNRGIGLRFDIDSKVPAYLTGDPMRLRQILFNLVANAIKFTAKGEVAVAAEITNAGEQSVDFVIKVSDTGIGIPADKLNSIFEAFSQADNSITRRFGGTGLGLTISRLLTERMNGTLQVSSEPGQGSVFTVSLPGMVLAKDQLPKADTPKAYNTLKGLQVLVCDDEELNRIVAQQLLSHYEIEVTEAGSGSEAIAELERQHVHIVLMDVQMPGQSGIDTVQQIRKTAGIEASIVVAVTGNALPEEKQRCMDAGMNAYLAKPYTEAQLLDLLIQLDPRN, from the coding sequence ATGCCTGAACCGCGCCGGAATATGCAGCAGCGTAATTTTTTCATTACCGGAAAAGCGGTGTTGGGTTTCCTGCTCATGGCAGGCATATTCGGCTTTGGTATTTATCTTGTGTTCCGTTCGTTGCAACAGCTTTCGGGCGAAGTAGCCGTAATTAACGAGCCCAACCGCAAACTGGCCGAGTGGAAAGCATTGCGGGCGAAAGTAAATGAAGCCGCCGACCTGGTGCGCCGTTATGCGCTGAGCGGCAATGAAGAAGAGCTTGACCAGTTTGAAGATCTGCGCATCGATTTGCCGCTGTATATCGATTCATTGCGGCAGCAACTTCCCGACTCGCTCCGGCACTATACCGACTCGCTCGAAACCTTGTCGGGCGAACGGCTCGATTTACTCTCACTGCTTTCGAGTGCACCCGAAGCCGAAGCCGAAGGCAGTGTGCTCGACGAAGCAGTGAATGAACTCAACCGCATACAACAAGACAGCCGCCTGCTGGCCGAAACTACTGTTACGCGTATCAATCTGAAACCATTGCCGGCAAACACGTTTAAGAAAGACAGTGTTGCCGCAGCGGCAAAGAAAAAACGCCGCAAAAACGAGTCGGTAGCTTTGCCCGATGATACAGCGACGATTGAAACGCCGGTTACGCAATCAATCACCAAAATCACCTACACTCCTCAGGCGCAGCGCGATGCCGAGATTTACAGCTCATTGAACCGGCTCCGCTGGCGTGAAAAATTTGCCGAAAAAATTCGTAACGAAGGCCGGCTTGAACTCCTGCTCAAAAATCAGGAAATTGAGCAGCGCATCACCGATTTGTCGGAAGCCTTTGAAGCGCAGGAACTCAAGCAAAGTGCCGCACTCATCCAGTCGGCCACATTGTTTGCCGAGAAACGCGCCAGACGTATTGCCGAAGCGCTGGCCGTGGCCGGACTTATTCTCATTTTGTTTTTCACGCTGCTCATTCACCGCGACAGCCGCCGCTCAGTGCGTTTGCGCTTGCAAACCGAGCGTGCACGCGACAACGCCGAAGAGCTGGCAAAGGCACGCGAGCAATTTGTAGCCAACATGAGCCACGAAGTGCGCACACCGCTTAATGTAATCAGCGGATTCACCGGCGCACTCATGCGCACACCGCTCAACAGCGAACAACTCCGACAGGTGCAATCGGTTAACCGCGCTTCGCAATACCTGATCGCGCTTATTAATGATACGCTCGATTATTCGAAAATGAATGCGGGAAAATTCGAACTCGATCATTTTCCGTTCAGCACTGCAGAGCTGTTCAGTGATATTGAATCGGCCTTTGAAGGAGAAGCCAAAAACAGAGGCATTGGTTTGCGCTTTGATATTGACAGCAAGGTTCCCGCCTACCTTACCGGCGACCCGATGCGATTGCGGCAGATTCTGTTTAATCTGGTAGCCAATGCCATTAAATTCACAGCCAAAGGCGAAGTGGCTGTTGCTGCTGAAATAACCAATGCCGGAGAACAATCGGTTGATTTCGTGATCAAAGTAAGTGATACCGGCATAGGAATTCCGGCCGATAAACTGAACAGCATTTTTGAAGCCTTCAGTCAGGCCGACAACAGCATTACCCGCCGCTTCGGCGGTACCGGACTTGGCCTCACCATTTCGCGCCTGCTTACCGAACGCATGAACGGCACACTTCAGGTAAGCAGCGAACCAGGACAGGGGTCTGTATTTACGGTGTCGCTGCCGGGCATGGTACTCGCTAAAGATCAGCTCCCAAAAGCCGATACACCAAAAGCGTACAACACGCTCAAAGGATTGCAGGTGCTGGTGTGCGACGATGAAGAACTGAACCGGATTGTTGCACAGCAATTACTCAGCCATTATGAAATTGAAGTAACGGAGGCCGGAAGCGGCAGCGAAGCAATAGCAGAACTTGAGCGGCAGCACGTACACATTGTGCTGATGGATGTGCAGATGCCCGGTCAGAGCGGAATTGACACGGTACAGCAAATCAGAAAAACAGCCGGTATCGAAGCGAGTATTGTTGTGGCGGTTACGGGCAACGCCTTACCGGAAGAAAAACAGCGTTGTATGGATGCCGGCATGAATGCCTATCTCGCAAAACCATATACCGAGGCACAGCTGCTTGATCTTCTCATTCAGCTCGACCCCAGAAATTGA
- a CDS encoding response regulator, producing MLTVLIIDDDPLTRRALFFEINRAGHQAESAADAYDGLKLAEYRNYDLIICDIILPQISGLILASLLRQFSSRQIPLLLMSSTKEFNSFIKQHDFGAIGFLHKPVRRPLLYSWLNRIEEMKGL from the coding sequence ATGCTAACTGTATTAATTATAGATGACGATCCACTTACACGACGTGCACTGTTTTTCGAAATCAACCGCGCCGGCCATCAGGCTGAATCAGCTGCCGATGCATATGACGGATTAAAACTTGCCGAATACCGGAATTATGATCTGATTATCTGCGACATTATTCTCCCGCAAATTTCGGGTTTGATACTTGCCAGCCTGCTCAGACAATTCAGCAGCAGACAAATCCCGTTGTTGCTGATGTCGTCAACCAAAGAATTCAATTCATTTATTAAACAACATGATTTCGGAGCCATTGGCTTTTTGCATAAACCTGTGCGGCGTCCGCTCCTGTATAGTTGGCTGAACCGGATTGAAGAAATGAAGGGCCTTTAA
- a CDS encoding purine-nucleoside phosphorylase gives MNYEQQVNAAADYLRSRGIVNPEAGIILGTGLGNLATEITPETEVLYSDIPHFPEATVEFHAGKLIYGTLAGRKVIAFKGRFHFYEGYTMQQITLPVRVMKLLGVKWLFISNAAGGMNTALKKGDLMLIDDHINLQPGNPLIGANVDAWGPRFPDMSCPYSKEMNVLLKQAAIEQQLTLREGVYVSVPGPNLETRAEYRFLHRIGADAVGMSTVPEVIVANHMSLPCAAVSVITDECDPDNLKPVDIAEIIEVAGKAELKLTALFKRAVELLPR, from the coding sequence ATGAATTACGAGCAACAAGTAAATGCCGCTGCCGATTACCTGCGCTCGCGCGGAATCGTAAATCCCGAGGCAGGAATTATTCTCGGTACGGGCCTGGGCAATTTAGCCACGGAAATTACGCCCGAAACAGAAGTGCTTTACAGCGACATTCCGCATTTTCCCGAAGCAACGGTTGAGTTTCATGCCGGTAAACTCATTTACGGCACGCTTGCAGGCCGCAAAGTAATTGCGTTTAAAGGACGCTTTCATTTTTACGAAGGCTACACCATGCAGCAAATTACCCTTCCGGTGCGTGTAATGAAACTGCTTGGCGTGAAATGGCTTTTTATTTCCAATGCGGCCGGAGGCATGAACACCGCACTCAAAAAAGGCGATCTCATGCTCATCGACGATCACATTAACCTGCAGCCGGGCAATCCGCTCATCGGCGCCAATGTTGACGCCTGGGGGCCACGTTTTCCTGATATGAGCTGCCCGTATTCGAAGGAAATGAATGTGTTGCTTAAACAGGCTGCAATTGAGCAACAACTCACACTGCGCGAGGGCGTATATGTATCGGTGCCCGGCCCTAATCTCGAAACGCGGGCTGAATATCGTTTTCTGCATCGCATCGGTGCTGATGCCGTGGGCATGAGTACTGTGCCCGAAGTTATCGTGGCCAATCACATGAGTTTGCCCTGTGCGGCAGTTTCCGTAATCACCGATGAGTGCGATCCCGATAATCTGAAGCCGGTAGATATTGCAGAAATAATTGAAGTGGCCGGAAAAGCCGAACTAAAACTTACCGCCCTTTTCAAACGTGCGGTGGAATTGCTTCCCAGGTAA
- the arsM gene encoding arsenosugar biosynthesis arsenite methyltransferase ArsM, translating into MTVTKTYLETTKNVYRDAALKPDVGLCCTTTPVWQLPDLHMPAKMLEMNYGCGSTVNPRDLVNNPSILYVGVGGGMEVFQFSYFSRRPGGVIGVDVVDEMMEACRENLREAERTNAWFKNEFVDIRKGDALALPVADNSIDVAAQNCLFNIFDTEDLKKALREMYRVLKPHGRLVLSDPTCETAMPEALKNDERLRALCLSGALPLSEYIKMITDTGFGTVEIRAKRPYRILAPGHYNTDQLIYIESVEVCAIKDPMPADGPCVFTGKTAIYFGSEQFFDDKKGHTLLQNQPLAVCDKTAGALASLGRNDIFISPSTYFYDGGGCC; encoded by the coding sequence ATGACAGTAACCAAAACCTATCTCGAAACCACAAAGAATGTTTATCGTGATGCAGCATTGAAGCCCGATGTAGGCCTTTGCTGCACAACCACTCCCGTGTGGCAGTTGCCCGACCTGCACATGCCAGCAAAAATGCTTGAAATGAATTATGGCTGCGGCAGCACGGTTAATCCCCGCGATCTGGTAAACAATCCTTCCATACTTTATGTAGGTGTGGGTGGCGGAATGGAAGTGTTTCAGTTTTCGTATTTCAGTCGCCGGCCGGGTGGAGTAATTGGTGTGGATGTGGTGGATGAAATGATGGAAGCCTGCCGCGAAAACCTGCGCGAAGCAGAGCGCACCAATGCATGGTTTAAAAATGAATTTGTGGATATCCGCAAAGGTGATGCACTGGCGTTACCTGTAGCAGATAATTCGATTGATGTGGCTGCGCAAAACTGCTTGTTCAATATTTTCGATACCGAAGATTTGAAAAAAGCACTGCGCGAAATGTATCGTGTACTCAAGCCGCACGGCCGCCTTGTGTTGTCTGATCCGACCTGTGAAACGGCCATGCCCGAGGCCTTGAAAAACGATGAGCGCCTCCGCGCGCTTTGTCTCAGCGGCGCACTTCCGCTCAGCGAATACATAAAAATGATTACCGACACCGGCTTCGGAACTGTTGAAATACGCGCCAAACGTCCGTACCGCATTCTTGCTCCCGGCCACTACAACACCGATCAGCTCATTTACATTGAAAGCGTGGAAGTATGTGCCATTAAAGATCCGATGCCGGCCGACGGCCCTTGTGTGTTTACCGGCAAAACAGCAATCTATTTTGGCAGCGAACAATTCTTCGACGATAAAAAAGGCCACACGCTGCTTCAAAACCAGCCGCTTGCCGTGTGCGATAAAACTGCCGGTGCGCTGGCCTCACTTGGCCGCAACGATATTTTCATTTCACCCTCCACCTATTTTTACGACGGCGGCGGATGCTGCTAA
- a CDS encoding TIGR04283 family arsenosugar biosynthesis glycosyltransferase — MKLSVIIPTLNEEKFIGRLLTHLAAHADERLLEIIVADGGSTDRTVAIARERGAVLVQTPKASRAVQFNAGVAAAKGDVFYFVHADVLPPASFLTAIENALAAGHQLGACRQKFEEAGMLLHVNAWFTRFNSLYVRGGDQTIFFARNAFEQLGGFDEKYIIMEEYDLLKRARNKFSFAVLPCATITSTRKYEKNTWLRVQLANLRAMRQFNRGVDPVIIRDTYKKSLNW, encoded by the coding sequence ATGAAACTGAGTGTAATCATACCTACGCTGAACGAGGAAAAGTTCATAGGCCGCCTGCTTACGCATCTTGCCGCACATGCCGATGAGCGCCTGCTCGAAATTATTGTGGCTGATGGCGGCAGTACCGACCGCACAGTGGCGATAGCGCGCGAAAGGGGAGCAGTGCTTGTGCAAACGCCCAAAGCCAGCCGCGCCGTTCAGTTCAATGCCGGAGTGGCTGCCGCAAAAGGCGATGTATTTTACTTCGTGCATGCCGATGTGCTGCCTCCCGCATCGTTTTTAACCGCCATCGAAAACGCATTGGCAGCAGGCCATCAGCTGGGAGCCTGCAGGCAGAAATTTGAAGAGGCAGGTATGCTGCTGCATGTAAATGCCTGGTTTACCCGTTTCAACAGCCTCTATGTGCGTGGCGGCGATCAAACCATTTTCTTTGCCCGTAATGCATTTGAACAGCTTGGCGGATTTGATGAAAAGTATATTATTATGGAAGAATACGACCTGCTCAAACGTGCCCGGAATAAATTTTCGTTTGCCGTACTTCCTTGTGCCACAATTACATCAACCCGTAAATACGAAAAAAACACCTGGCTTCGTGTGCAGCTTGCAAACCTGCGCGCCATGCGTCAGTTCAATCGTGGTGTCGATCCGGTAATTATCCGCGATACCTATAAAAAATCACTCAACTGGTAA